Genomic window (Arthrobacter sp. StoSoilA2):
CGTCTATCTCACGCCAACCCTGCTTCTCTGGCCGGCACTTGCCATGGCACTCACCATTGGTGGACTCGTCCTGCTTGGCAACGCTATCCGCGATGCCCTGGAAGACGGCGAAAAGATCAAGCACCGCAAGAAGAAGGTCGCCAAAGCCGAACGCAACGCTGCAGAACGCACGACGGCGGAACCCGCCAAGGCGCGCCAGTCACGCAAATCCGTGGCCGCCGTCGAGCTTGGAACCGAGCATCACCTGGTCAAGGTGACCAACCTCGGCGTCGGATATCCGCAGGCTGATGGTTCCATCAAGAAGGTGGTGGACGACGTCTCGTTCCACGTGGACCGCGGCGAGATCCTGGGCATTGTGGGCGAATCGGGTTCGGGCAAGTCCCAGACCGCGTTCTCCATCCTGGGCCTGCTCCCGGACAACGCCAGGATTGTGGGCGGCTCCATTCAGTTCGACGGCAGCTACACCGTGGCGCCGGGCGAGGACCGCGTCAGCCAGGAGCGGTTGTCCAAGCTGCGCGGCAGGAGGATTTCCTACATTCCGCAGGAACCGATGAGCAACCTGGACCCGGCCTTCACCATTGGCTACCAGCTGGTCACCCCCATGGTCCGTGTCTTGGGAATCTCGAAGTCAGAAGCCCGCCAGCGTGCCCTCAAACTGCTCACAGACGTCGGCATTGCCAACCCGGAACTGACCTTCAACGCCTACCCGCACGAGGTTTCCGGTGGCATGGCCCAGCGCGTGCTCATCGCCGGTGCCATCAGCTGCGAACCGGACCTGGTCATCGCTGACGAACCCACTACGGCGCTGGACGTCACCGTCCAGGCCGATGTGCTGGACCTGCTTCGCGAATTGCAGCAGCGTCTGAACATCGGTGTGATCCTTGTGACCCACAACTTCGGCGTCGTCGCCGACCTCTGCGACCGTGTTGTTGTCATGCAGAACGGGCGGCTTGTTGAAGAGGGAACCGTCCGGGATATCCTCCGAAACCCGAAAGAGCCATACACCCAGACCCTTCTTGGATCCATGCTCGAAGGAAAGACCCCCATGACGATGCTTGTATCACAGGACAAGGAGCCCGTCGCATGAGCCCCGCACAAAGCTCCCCGCTACTATCCGTGGACAACCTCGTGGTGGAGTACCCCAGCAAGCGGTTCAGGGCCAAGCCCTTCCGGGCCCTTACGGACATAAACATCAGCATTGGCCAAGGCGAGACCCTTGGCCTGGTGGGGGAGTCCGGATCGGGCAAGACCACCTTGGGCAGGGCTGTTCTGGGCCTGGCACCCGTCACGTCCGGAAAGGTGATTTTCGAAGGCAATGACATCAGCAACGCCTCGCGCAAGGAACGCCGGACGCTGAGCCGGGACCTTCAGGTGGTGTTCCAGGACCCCTACACTTCGCTGAACCCGGCGCTGGAAA
Coding sequences:
- a CDS encoding dipeptide/oligopeptide/nickel ABC transporter permease/ATP-binding protein, encoding MSDSVDSAAISASPDSMGVAAKAPDGQSGTVVRSGMMRRLLRNPLGIASLVILGSIALLAIFAPVLAPFEENFANITKTLAPADSVNILGTDSAGRDTWSRLLFGAQLTLLSALLCAGVAIAIGLPAGLIAGYYAGKFEAVSNWVVSILMSLPGLIVLLTIRAAFGPSVWISMIAFGVLISPSYFRLTRTAVQSVRNELYVDAARVSGLSDLSIIARHIFSVVRAPIIIQTAAIAGVAIAIQSGLEFLGLGDPTKATWGVMLSEGFKNVYLTPTLLLWPALAMALTIGGLVLLGNAIRDALEDGEKIKHRKKKVAKAERNAAERTTAEPAKARQSRKSVAAVELGTEHHLVKVTNLGVGYPQADGSIKKVVDDVSFHVDRGEILGIVGESGSGKSQTAFSILGLLPDNARIVGGSIQFDGSYTVAPGEDRVSQERLSKLRGRRISYIPQEPMSNLDPAFTIGYQLVTPMVRVLGISKSEARQRALKLLTDVGIANPELTFNAYPHEVSGGMAQRVLIAGAISCEPDLVIADEPTTALDVTVQADVLDLLRELQQRLNIGVILVTHNFGVVADLCDRVVVMQNGRLVEEGTVRDILRNPKEPYTQTLLGSMLEGKTPMTMLVSQDKEPVA